A genomic region of Xanthomonas campestris pv. phormiicola contains the following coding sequences:
- the ribD gene encoding bifunctional diaminohydroxyphosphoribosylaminopyrimidine deaminase/5-amino-6-(5-phosphoribosylamino)uracil reductase RibD, which translates to MSADVVSADVMSDFSADDHRHMAQALRLAERGAYTTRPNPMVGCVIVRDGAVVGEGFHQRAGGPHAEVFALRAAGAGARGATAYVTLEPCAHYGRTPPCALALIEAGVARVVAAMADPFPQVNGGGFALLREAGVEVRCGLMEAQARALNRGFLSRVERARPWLRIKLGASLDGRTGLASGESKWITGAAARQDVQRWRARAGAILTGAGTVLADDPSLSVRLDDGAEVVPPLRVVLDAQLRTLQQAKVRDAAAPTLYLHAPGVAPPSLPGIEFAAVALQAGRFDLGAVLQLLAARGINEVQVEAGATLSGALLRAGLVDEVLVYLAPLLLGDAARPLLAGLGIDTMAQRVPLQLLETRQVGDDLRLLLRPAATDAG; encoded by the coding sequence ATGAGCGCGGACGTCGTGAGCGCGGACGTCATGAGCGATTTCTCCGCCGACGATCATCGGCACATGGCGCAGGCGCTGCGCCTGGCCGAGCGCGGCGCCTACACCACGCGTCCCAACCCGATGGTCGGTTGCGTGATCGTGCGCGACGGCGCGGTGGTGGGCGAGGGCTTCCACCAGCGCGCCGGCGGCCCGCATGCGGAGGTGTTCGCGCTGCGCGCCGCCGGCGCGGGCGCGCGCGGCGCCACCGCCTACGTGACCCTGGAACCGTGCGCGCATTACGGGCGCACCCCGCCGTGCGCGCTGGCGCTGATCGAGGCCGGGGTGGCGCGGGTGGTGGCGGCGATGGCCGATCCGTTTCCGCAGGTCAACGGCGGCGGCTTCGCGCTGCTGCGCGAAGCCGGCGTCGAGGTTCGCTGCGGGCTGATGGAAGCGCAGGCGCGCGCGCTGAACCGTGGCTTCCTGTCGCGGGTGGAGCGCGCCCGACCGTGGCTGCGGATCAAGCTCGGCGCCAGCCTGGACGGACGCACCGGGCTGGCCAGCGGCGAATCGAAATGGATCACCGGCGCGGCCGCGCGCCAGGACGTGCAGCGCTGGCGCGCGCGCGCCGGGGCGATCCTCACCGGCGCCGGTACCGTGCTGGCCGACGACCCGTCGCTGAGCGTGCGCCTGGACGATGGTGCCGAGGTCGTGCCGCCGCTGCGCGTGGTGCTGGATGCGCAGCTGCGCACGCTGCAGCAGGCCAAGGTGCGCGACGCCGCGGCGCCGACCCTGTACCTGCATGCGCCGGGCGTGGCGCCGCCCTCGCTGCCCGGGATCGAGTTCGCCGCGGTCGCGCTGCAGGCCGGCCGCTTCGATCTGGGCGCGGTGCTGCAGTTGCTCGCCGCGCGCGGCATCAACGAGGTCCAGGTCGAGGCCGGCGCGACCCTGAGCGGCGCGCTGCTGCGCGCCGGCCTGGTCGACGAAGTGCTGGTGTACCTGGCGCCGCTGCTGCTCGGCGACGCCGCGCGCCCGCTGCTGGCCGGGCTGGGCATCGACACGATGGCGCAGCGCGTGCCGCTGCAGTTGCTGGAGACGCGCCAGGTCGGCGACGACCTGCGCCTGCTGCTGCGGCCGGCGGCGACGGACGCCGGGTAA
- a CDS encoding RcnB family protein, producing the protein MNIKRIATLALSSLLALGFMAPAAFARDGWDDRDPRGWHDRDHDRRDDDRDRGWRERERYDDRRYYGQGYRDGYRSRPDVVYYRPGPPIPPPWARGQRYYGPNYVVYDYDRYQVRRPPYGYRWVRDDRGNLLMVAIASGIIADLVLNGR; encoded by the coding sequence ATGAACATCAAACGCATTGCCACCCTTGCCCTTTCGTCCCTGCTGGCGCTGGGTTTCATGGCGCCCGCGGCGTTCGCCCGCGACGGCTGGGACGATCGCGATCCCCGCGGTTGGCACGACCGCGACCACGACCGGCGCGACGACGACCGCGACCGCGGCTGGCGCGAGCGCGAACGCTACGACGACCGCCGCTATTACGGCCAGGGCTATCGCGACGGTTACCGCAGCCGTCCGGACGTCGTCTACTACCGCCCGGGTCCGCCGATTCCGCCGCCGTGGGCGCGCGGCCAGCGTTATTACGGTCCCAACTACGTGGTCTACGACTACGACCGCTACCAGGTGCGGCGCCCGCCGTACGGCTACCGCTGGGTGCGCGACGACCGCGGCAACCTGCTGATGGTCGCCATCGCCAGCGGCATCATCGCCGACCTGGTGCTCAACGGCCGCTGA
- a CDS encoding riboflavin synthase, translated as MFTGIIEGVGRLAARQPQGGDIRFTFATGSLPFADVQLGESIAVNGVCLTVVAFDAASFQADASTETLALTTLGALAEGAALNLERAMRPSDRLGGHLVSGHVDGLGTVQSVHDDARAQRWRFAAPPALLRYIAKKGSICVDGVSLTVNEVDAAGFEVALIPHTVANTAFAHTAVGAAVNLEIDLVARYVERLLHGRQD; from the coding sequence ATGTTCACCGGAATCATCGAAGGCGTCGGCCGCCTGGCCGCGCGCCAGCCGCAGGGCGGCGATATCCGCTTCACCTTTGCCACCGGCAGCCTGCCGTTCGCCGACGTGCAGCTCGGCGAGAGCATCGCGGTCAACGGCGTGTGCCTGACCGTGGTGGCCTTCGACGCGGCGTCGTTCCAGGCCGATGCGTCCACCGAAACCCTGGCCCTGACCACGCTCGGCGCGCTCGCCGAAGGCGCGGCGCTGAACCTGGAGCGGGCGATGCGCCCGAGCGACCGGCTCGGCGGGCACCTGGTCAGCGGCCATGTCGATGGCCTGGGCACGGTGCAGTCGGTCCATGACGATGCGCGCGCGCAGCGCTGGCGCTTCGCCGCACCACCGGCGCTGCTGCGCTACATCGCCAAGAAGGGCTCGATCTGCGTGGACGGGGTCAGCCTGACCGTCAACGAAGTGGACGCTGCCGGCTTCGAGGTGGCGCTGATCCCGCACACGGTGGCGAACACCGCGTTCGCGCATACCGCGGTCGGCGCGGCGGTGAACCTGGAGATCGATCTGGTCGCGCGCTACGTCGAACGCCTGCTGCACGGCCGCCAGGACTGA
- a CDS encoding GNAT family N-acetyltransferase, which produces MRIVCLAEAPQHIPALAREHLQAFGEMLPEWNVVEAEADLRSHRCDSRIPTSWIALEGDDWLGSVSLLQNDDARIRQFSPWLATLYVRPQARSGGVGARLVAHCVQAAARLQVGHLYLYCEPRLVPYYEGLGWQPHVQLPLGPLQVTVMRIDAGALAAPAQSA; this is translated from the coding sequence ATGCGCATCGTCTGCCTGGCCGAGGCGCCGCAGCACATTCCGGCGCTGGCCCGCGAACACCTGCAGGCCTTCGGCGAGATGCTGCCGGAGTGGAACGTGGTCGAGGCCGAGGCCGACCTGCGCAGCCATCGCTGCGACAGCCGCATCCCGACCAGCTGGATCGCGCTCGAGGGCGACGACTGGCTCGGTTCGGTCAGCCTGCTGCAGAACGACGATGCGCGCATCCGCCAGTTCTCGCCGTGGCTGGCGACGCTGTACGTGCGCCCGCAGGCGCGCAGCGGCGGCGTCGGCGCGCGGCTGGTCGCGCATTGCGTGCAGGCCGCAGCGCGGCTGCAGGTGGGCCATCTGTATCTGTATTGCGAACCGCGGCTGGTGCCGTACTACGAAGGCCTGGGCTGGCAGCCGCATGTGCAGCTGCCGCTGGGGCCGCTGCAGGTGACGGTGATGCGCATCGACGCCGGCGCGCTGGCGGCACCGGCGCAGAGCGCATGA
- the nrdR gene encoding transcriptional regulator NrdR: MHCPFCQHTDTRVIDSRVSEDGATIRRRRECEACGERFSTLETIELKLPTVIKSDGGREAFDARKLRTSFDRALQKRPVAEEQIEAAVRAVVHQLRMSGERELPSIRVGEYVMAELRKLDHVGYVRFASVYRSFQDVADFREEIEKLERELPVGSEQLPLLELVRADKPGDKSGKR, translated from the coding sequence ATGCATTGCCCTTTTTGCCAGCACACCGACACCCGCGTGATCGATTCGCGGGTGTCCGAGGACGGCGCGACGATCCGTCGCCGCCGCGAGTGCGAGGCGTGCGGCGAACGGTTCAGCACGCTGGAGACGATCGAGCTGAAACTGCCGACGGTGATCAAGAGCGACGGTGGCCGCGAGGCCTTCGATGCGCGCAAGCTGCGCACCAGCTTCGATCGCGCGCTGCAGAAGCGGCCGGTGGCCGAGGAGCAGATCGAGGCGGCGGTGCGCGCGGTGGTGCACCAGCTGCGCATGTCCGGCGAGCGCGAATTGCCGTCGATCCGCGTCGGCGAGTACGTGATGGCCGAGCTGCGCAAGCTCGACCACGTCGGCTACGTGCGCTTCGCCTCGGTCTACCGCAGCTTCCAGGACGTGGCCGATTTCCGCGAGGAGATCGAGAAGCTCGAGCGCGAGCTGCCGGTGGGCAGCGAGCAGTTGCCGCTGCTGGAGTTGGTCCGTGCCGACAAGCCGGGCGACAAGTCCGGCAAGCGCTGA
- the ribB gene encoding 3,4-dihydroxy-2-butanone-4-phosphate synthase, with the protein MNFAPVPELLEELRAGRMVVIVDDEDRENEGDLIMAAELVKPSDINFMVTHARGLVCLSLTRERCAQLGLAPMVQHNTAQFHTNFTVSIEAAEGVTTGISAYDRAHTVRTAVKPDAKPHDLSQPGHIFPLIAQPGGVLTRAGHTEAAGDLPLLAGLEPAGVLVEVLNPDGSMARRPQLEEFARLHGLKMGSIADLIAYRLATEHTVERIDERAIETEFGSFTLVTYRDRIAHDLHFALVRGAPDAETPTLVRVQVENPLADLLHWRRDDFGVAASDALRAIAAADSGVMVVLSAPRDSQALLARLRKQPDVVANSKDVGQWRRNGAGSQILADLGLGKLRVLGTPRRQVGLAGFGLEVVEHVEPGLGTRDPGPGKG; encoded by the coding sequence CTGAACTTCGCCCCCGTCCCCGAACTGCTGGAGGAACTCCGCGCCGGCCGCATGGTGGTCATCGTCGACGACGAGGATCGCGAGAACGAGGGCGACCTGATCATGGCCGCCGAGCTGGTCAAGCCCTCGGACATCAATTTCATGGTCACCCATGCGCGCGGCCTGGTGTGCCTGTCGCTGACCCGCGAGCGCTGTGCGCAGCTCGGGCTGGCGCCGATGGTCCAGCACAACACCGCGCAGTTCCACACCAACTTCACCGTCAGCATCGAGGCCGCCGAGGGCGTCACCACCGGCATCTCGGCCTACGACCGCGCGCATACCGTGCGCACCGCGGTCAAACCCGACGCCAAGCCGCACGACCTGAGCCAGCCGGGCCACATCTTCCCGCTGATCGCCCAGCCCGGCGGCGTGCTGACCCGCGCCGGCCACACCGAGGCCGCTGGCGACCTGCCGCTGCTGGCGGGGCTGGAACCGGCCGGGGTGCTGGTGGAGGTGCTCAATCCCGACGGCAGCATGGCGCGGCGCCCGCAGCTGGAAGAATTCGCGCGCCTGCACGGGCTGAAGATGGGCTCGATCGCCGACCTGATCGCCTACCGCCTGGCCACCGAGCACACCGTCGAGCGCATCGACGAGCGCGCCATCGAGACCGAATTCGGCAGCTTCACCCTGGTCACCTACCGCGACCGCATCGCCCACGACCTGCATTTCGCGCTGGTCCGTGGCGCCCCGGACGCCGAAACGCCGACCCTGGTGCGGGTGCAGGTGGAGAACCCGCTGGCCGACCTGCTGCACTGGCGCCGCGACGATTTCGGCGTGGCCGCCAGCGACGCGCTGCGCGCGATCGCCGCGGCCGACAGCGGGGTCATGGTGGTGCTGTCGGCGCCGCGCGACAGCCAGGCGCTGCTGGCGCGGCTGCGCAAGCAGCCGGACGTGGTCGCCAACAGCAAGGACGTGGGGCAGTGGCGGCGCAACGGCGCCGGCAGCCAGATCCTGGCCGACCTGGGCCTGGGCAAGCTGCGCGTGCTGGGCACGCCGCGCCGCCAGGTCGGGCTGGCCGGGTTCGGGCTGGAGGTGGTGGAACACGTTGAGCCGGGACTCGGGACTCGAGACCCGGGACCCGGAAAAGGCTGA
- a CDS encoding serine hydroxymethyltransferase: MFPRAARIETYDPELAQAIAAEAGRQEDHVELIASENYCSPLVMQAQGSQLTNKYAEGYPGKRYYGGCEFVDIAEQLAIDRVKQLFGADYANVQPHSGSQANQAVYLALLQPGDTILGMSLAHGGHLTHGAKVNVSGKLFNAVQYGVNEQGLIDYDEVERLALEHKPKMVVAGFSAYSQKIDWARFRAIADQVGAVLFVDMAHVAGLVAAGVYPSPLEHAHVVTSTTHKTLRGPRGGIILAKGASEELVKKLQSIVFPGIQGGPLMHVIAAKAVAFKEALEPEFRDYQQQVVKNAQAMANTLIARGYKIVSGGTENHLMLVDMIGRDVSGKDAEAALGKAHITVNKNSVPNDPRSPFVTSGLRLGTPAITTRGYLEQDSIDLANWIADVLDAPADAAVIARVRDAVTAQCRKYPVYG; the protein is encoded by the coding sequence ATGTTCCCGCGTGCCGCCCGCATCGAAACCTACGATCCCGAACTGGCCCAGGCCATCGCCGCCGAAGCCGGCCGCCAGGAAGACCATGTCGAGCTGATCGCCAGCGAGAACTACTGCAGCCCGCTGGTGATGCAGGCCCAGGGCAGCCAGCTGACCAACAAGTACGCCGAGGGCTACCCGGGCAAGCGCTACTACGGCGGCTGCGAATTCGTCGACATCGCCGAGCAGCTGGCGATCGACCGGGTCAAGCAGCTGTTCGGCGCCGACTATGCCAACGTGCAGCCGCATTCGGGTTCGCAGGCCAACCAGGCGGTGTACCTGGCGCTGCTGCAGCCCGGCGACACCATCCTGGGCATGTCGCTGGCCCACGGCGGCCACCTGACCCACGGCGCCAAGGTCAACGTCTCCGGCAAGCTGTTCAACGCGGTGCAGTACGGCGTGAACGAGCAGGGCCTGATCGACTACGACGAAGTCGAGCGGCTGGCGCTGGAGCACAAGCCGAAGATGGTCGTGGCCGGCTTCTCCGCGTATTCGCAGAAGATCGACTGGGCGCGCTTCCGCGCCATCGCCGACCAGGTCGGCGCGGTGCTGTTCGTGGACATGGCGCACGTGGCCGGCCTGGTCGCCGCCGGCGTGTATCCGAGCCCGCTGGAGCATGCGCACGTGGTCACCTCGACCACCCACAAGACCCTGCGCGGCCCGCGCGGCGGCATCATCCTGGCCAAGGGCGCCAGCGAGGAGCTGGTCAAGAAGCTGCAGTCGATCGTGTTCCCGGGCATCCAGGGCGGTCCGCTGATGCATGTGATCGCGGCCAAGGCGGTGGCGTTCAAGGAAGCGCTGGAGCCGGAGTTCAGGGACTACCAGCAGCAGGTGGTGAAGAACGCGCAGGCGATGGCCAACACGCTGATCGCGCGCGGCTACAAGATCGTCTCCGGCGGCACCGAGAACCACCTGATGCTGGTGGACATGATCGGCAGGGACGTGTCCGGCAAGGACGCGGAAGCGGCGCTGGGCAAGGCCCACATCACCGTCAACAAGAACTCGGTGCCCAACGACCCGCGTTCGCCGTTCGTGACCTCGGGCCTGCGCCTGGGCACCCCGGCCATCACCACCCGCGGCTACCTGGAGCAGGACAGCATCGACCTGGCCAACTGGATCGCCGACGTGCTCGACGCCCCGGCCGACGCCGCGGTCATCGCCCGCGTGCGCGACGCGGTGACCGCGCAGTGCCGGAAGTATCCGGTGTATGGCTGA
- a CDS encoding IS3 family transposase (programmed frameshift) yields MTPRIRRNFDTAFKLQVVQMIRDQGLSVGQVCRDLDLVDSAVRRWLAQYEAEHAGQPGQGRPLTPEQQRIRELERENQRLREDNKLVKKSIGLLRPGTEMIQQMIDQWQEKAATARLCQLLGVSRSGLYAARRRRAAPRSCTLAAPLQAAFQASGGNYGSRRLSASLKAQGLPAGRHRVRRLMKQQGLKARWRRKFVHTTDSRHEMPVADNHLDRRFNPDALDQAWVADITYIRTERGWLYLAAVLDLYSRKVVGWAMAPTMPAELVCTALQMAIALRQPKPGLIVHSDRGSQYASQAHRDLLTKHKLVASMSRKGNCWDNAVMERFFLSLKMERVWQRRYTNPNEAIADITHYIVGFYNTHRLHSTLGYRSPADYEKATT; encoded by the exons ATGACGCCCCGTATCCGTAGAAATTTCGATACCGCCTTCAAGCTGCAGGTGGTGCAAATGATCCGCGACCAAGGCCTGAGCGTGGGTCAGGTGTGCCGCGATCTGGACTTGGTCGATAGCGCCGTGCGTCGCTGGCTGGCCCAATACGAGGCCGAGCATGCCGGCCAGCCTGGGCAAGGTCGGCCCCTGACCCCCGAGCAGCAACGCATCCGTGAGTTGGAACGGGAGAACCAGCGACTGCGTGAGGACAACA AGCTTGTTAAAAAAAGCATCGGCCTTCTTCGCCCGGGAACTGAAATGATCCAGCAGATGATCGATCAGTGGCAGGAGAAGGCCGCAACCGCCCGGCTGTGCCAGCTGCTGGGCGTGAGCCGCTCGGGGCTGTATGCGGCCCGTCGGCGGCGCGCAGCACCGAGGTCCTGCACGCTCGCTGCGCCGTTGCAGGCGGCCTTCCAGGCCAGCGGCGGCAACTACGGCAGCCGCCGGCTGAGCGCGAGCCTGAAGGCCCAGGGCCTGCCCGCCGGTCGCCATCGAGTCCGCCGCCTGATGAAGCAGCAGGGACTGAAGGCGCGCTGGAGGCGCAAGTTCGTCCATACCACCGACAGCCGACACGAGATGCCGGTGGCGGACAACCATCTGGATCGGCGCTTCAACCCGGACGCCCTCGACCAGGCCTGGGTGGCCGATATCACCTACATCCGCACCGAGCGCGGCTGGCTGTACCTGGCCGCGGTGCTGGACCTGTACTCGCGCAAGGTGGTGGGCTGGGCGATGGCGCCGACCATGCCGGCCGAGCTGGTCTGTACCGCCTTGCAGATGGCCATTGCCCTGCGCCAGCCCAAGCCGGGGCTGATCGTGCATAGCGACCGCGGCAGCCAGTACGCCAGCCAGGCCCACCGCGACCTGCTGACCAAGCACAAGCTGGTGGCCAGCATGAGCCGCAAGGGCAACTGCTGGGACAACGCGGTGATGGAGCGGTTCTTCCTGAGCCTGAAAATGGAGCGCGTCTGGCAGCGTCGCTACACCAACCCCAACGAGGCCATCGCCGACATCACCCACTACATCGTCGGCTTCTACAACACCCACCGCCTGCACTCCACCCTCGGCTATCGATCTCCAGCCGACTACGAGAAAGCCACCACCTGA
- the thiL gene encoding thiamine-phosphate kinase: MPEFDLIDRLRARIGTHADVPLGIGDDAALLQPPPGEQLAITTDTLNAGVHFPAETAPADVGWKTLAVNLSDLAAMGAQPRWCTLSLSLPHEDARWIDAFADGFFALADAHGIVLAGGDTTRGPLSLSVTAIGSVAPGAALRRDGAQPGDEIWVSGRPGEAAAALALWQAGRLDVTRAAADPVHEHLRQRLLRPSPRVQAGRRLRGLAHACVDISDGLLADLDHICARSGVGAELWLAALPVVAAPAEASAAQVHAWQLGGGDDYELCFTAAPAQRAAIVQALQAIGEQATPIGRIVAGGGIVVRDADGQPWQPPRRGYEHFFAG; encoded by the coding sequence ATGCCTGAATTCGATCTGATCGATCGCCTGCGTGCCCGGATCGGGACGCACGCGGACGTGCCGCTGGGCATCGGCGACGATGCGGCGCTGCTGCAGCCGCCGCCGGGCGAGCAACTGGCGATCACCACCGACACGCTCAACGCCGGCGTGCACTTTCCGGCGGAGACCGCGCCTGCCGATGTGGGCTGGAAGACGCTGGCGGTGAACCTGTCCGACCTCGCCGCGATGGGCGCGCAGCCGCGCTGGTGCACGCTGTCGCTGTCGTTGCCGCACGAGGATGCGCGCTGGATCGATGCCTTCGCCGACGGCTTCTTCGCGCTGGCCGATGCGCACGGCATCGTGCTGGCCGGCGGCGACACCACGCGCGGGCCGCTGTCGCTGTCGGTCACCGCGATCGGCAGCGTGGCGCCCGGCGCGGCGCTGCGCCGCGACGGCGCCCAGCCGGGCGACGAGATCTGGGTCAGCGGCCGTCCGGGCGAGGCTGCCGCGGCGTTGGCCCTGTGGCAGGCCGGGCGCCTGGACGTGACGCGTGCGGCCGCCGATCCGGTCCACGAGCATCTGCGCCAGCGCCTGTTGCGGCCGTCGCCGCGGGTGCAGGCCGGGCGGCGCTTGCGCGGCCTGGCGCACGCCTGCGTGGACATTTCCGACGGCCTGCTGGCCGACCTGGACCACATCTGCGCGCGCAGCGGCGTCGGCGCCGAACTGTGGCTGGCCGCGTTGCCGGTGGTCGCCGCGCCGGCGGAGGCGAGCGCCGCGCAGGTGCACGCCTGGCAACTGGGCGGCGGCGACGACTACGAGCTGTGCTTCACCGCCGCGCCGGCGCAACGCGCGGCGATCGTGCAGGCATTGCAGGCGATCGGCGAGCAGGCGACGCCGATCGGGCGCATCGTCGCCGGCGGCGGTATCGTCGTGCGCGACGCTGACGGCCAGCCGTGGCAGCCGCCGCGGCGCGGCTACGAGCATTTTTTCGCCGGTTAG
- a CDS encoding X-Pro dipeptidyl-peptidase: MRTSVSRCIALCAMLLFSAAAFAGGFSKQYQTIPSWDGTKLGALVLVPQGQGAGPFPLVVMPASWSLPNLEYVGRASELASDGYVVVSYTSRGFWDSAGVIDIAGPPTVEDVSAVIDWALANTPANAGAIGVSGISYGAGTSLLAAARDPRIKAVAALSGWADLQASLYANATVSQQGVDLLVASGAITGRPGPDLAQISARVALGDYDGAVQGFLPKAGERSVINEVQALNRNGPAVLMANAFNDGLFPPNQYIDLYNRLSVPKHLMFSQGDHATAELPGALGLPNEVYTETTRWFDHYLKGQANGVDSEQPVQLATLGGTWLRYADWNSVQAGATSYALTRPSGLIATGALSSGASNGWSHRIATGVPTLADSGVLLVSGLLQGLGQPVTISIPLVDRNGAVVWSGPVYTSAKRLAGSPSLRVTVTPSQANVSLFAYLYSMNGLGVAQLLSHAPYSLRNATPGVATTIDLPLQATAAEIPAGNRLVLVVDTTDPRYTSASRFGGSVSFSSPAAAPSRLSVPLH; the protein is encoded by the coding sequence ATGCGTACGTCCGTGTCCCGCTGCATCGCCCTGTGCGCGATGCTGTTGTTCTCCGCCGCCGCCTTCGCCGGCGGTTTCAGCAAGCAGTACCAGACCATCCCCAGTTGGGACGGCACCAAGCTCGGCGCGCTGGTGCTGGTGCCGCAGGGGCAGGGCGCCGGGCCGTTCCCGCTGGTGGTGATGCCGGCCAGCTGGTCGCTGCCGAACCTGGAATACGTGGGCCGCGCCAGCGAGCTGGCCAGCGACGGCTACGTGGTGGTCAGCTACACCTCGCGCGGGTTCTGGGATTCGGCCGGCGTGATCGATATCGCCGGGCCGCCGACGGTGGAGGACGTCAGTGCGGTGATCGACTGGGCGCTGGCCAATACGCCGGCCAATGCCGGGGCGATCGGCGTCTCCGGCATTTCCTACGGCGCCGGCACCAGCCTGCTCGCCGCCGCGCGCGATCCGCGGATCAAGGCGGTGGCCGCGCTCAGCGGCTGGGCCGACCTGCAGGCCTCGCTGTACGCGAACGCCACCGTCAGCCAGCAGGGCGTGGACCTGCTGGTGGCGTCCGGCGCGATCACCGGCCGCCCCGGCCCGGACCTGGCGCAGATCAGCGCGCGGGTCGCCCTCGGCGACTACGACGGCGCGGTGCAGGGCTTCCTGCCCAAGGCCGGCGAGCGCAGCGTGATCAACGAAGTGCAGGCGCTCAACCGCAACGGCCCCGCGGTGCTGATGGCCAATGCGTTCAACGACGGCCTGTTCCCGCCGAACCAGTACATCGACCTGTACAACCGCCTGAGCGTGCCCAAGCACCTGATGTTCAGCCAGGGCGATCACGCCACGGCCGAACTGCCGGGCGCGCTGGGCCTGCCGAACGAGGTGTACACGGAAACCACCCGCTGGTTCGACCACTACCTCAAGGGCCAGGCCAACGGCGTGGACAGCGAGCAGCCGGTGCAACTGGCCACCCTCGGCGGCACCTGGCTGCGCTATGCCGACTGGAACAGCGTGCAGGCCGGCGCCACCAGTTACGCCCTGACCCGCCCGAGCGGGCTGATCGCGACCGGCGCGCTGAGCAGCGGCGCCAGCAACGGCTGGAGCCACCGCATCGCCACCGGCGTACCGACCCTGGCCGATTCGGGCGTGCTGCTGGTCAGCGGCCTGCTGCAGGGCCTGGGCCAGCCGGTCACCATCTCGATCCCGCTGGTGGACCGCAACGGCGCGGTGGTATGGAGCGGGCCGGTGTACACCAGTGCCAAGCGCCTGGCCGGCAGCCCGTCGCTGCGGGTGACGGTGACTCCGAGCCAGGCCAACGTGTCGCTGTTCGCCTATCTCTACAGCATGAACGGGCTCGGCGTGGCGCAGTTGCTGAGCCACGCGCCGTACTCGCTGCGCAACGCGACCCCGGGCGTGGCGACCACGATCGACCTGCCGCTGCAGGCGACCGCCGCCGAGATCCCGGCCGGCAACCGCCTGGTGCTGGTGGTGGACACCACCGATCCGCGCTACACCTCGGCCAGCCGCTTCGGCGGCAGCGTCAGCTTCAGTTCGCCGGCGGCCGCGCCGTCGCGCCTGAGCGTGCCGCTGCACTGA
- the ribH gene encoding 6,7-dimethyl-8-ribityllumazine synthase, with translation MTHYEGDLRAPEAARFAIIASRWNARITDVLVAGARASLSGNGIADDAVDVIRVPGAWELPLAAARLAATGRHAAIIALGCVIRGDTRHYEHVADGCAQGLLRVSLDFRIPVLNGVLAVEQVEDAEARAGGSHGNKGEEAALTALEMVNLLELLP, from the coding sequence ATGACCCACTACGAAGGCGACCTCCGCGCTCCCGAAGCGGCCCGGTTCGCGATCATCGCCAGCCGCTGGAACGCACGCATCACCGACGTGCTGGTCGCCGGCGCGCGCGCGAGCCTGTCCGGCAACGGTATCGCCGACGACGCGGTGGACGTGATCCGCGTGCCCGGCGCGTGGGAACTGCCGCTGGCCGCCGCGCGCCTGGCCGCCACCGGCCGGCACGCGGCGATCATCGCGCTGGGCTGCGTGATCCGCGGCGACACCCGCCACTACGAACACGTGGCCGATGGCTGCGCCCAGGGCCTGCTGCGGGTGTCGCTGGATTTCCGCATCCCGGTACTCAATGGCGTGCTGGCGGTGGAGCAGGTCGAGGACGCCGAGGCGCGCGCCGGCGGCAGCCATGGCAACAAGGGCGAGGAAGCGGCGCTGACCGCGCTGGAGATGGTCAATCTTTTGGAGCTGCTGCCGTGA
- the nusB gene encoding transcription antitermination factor NusB, whose protein sequence is MNKSAGHKHARRDGVDPVLRSRARRRALQAIYAWQIAGGTAQHVIAQFAHEQAHEIADLVYFENLVEGVLKHRAELDAALVGYLDRTVEEVDAIERAVLRLAAYELLHRHDVPYRVVINEAIETAKRFGSEHGHTYVNGVLDRAALEWRTVESGGAGA, encoded by the coding sequence GTGAACAAGTCCGCTGGCCACAAGCATGCCCGCCGCGACGGCGTCGATCCGGTGCTGCGTTCGCGCGCGCGCCGGCGTGCGCTGCAGGCGATCTACGCCTGGCAGATCGCCGGCGGCACCGCGCAGCATGTGATCGCGCAGTTCGCGCACGAGCAGGCGCACGAGATCGCCGACCTGGTCTATTTCGAGAATCTGGTCGAAGGCGTGCTCAAGCACCGCGCCGAACTGGATGCGGCGCTGGTCGGCTACCTGGACCGCACGGTCGAGGAAGTGGACGCGATCGAGCGCGCGGTGCTGCGCCTGGCCGCCTACGAACTGCTGCACCGGCACGACGTGCCGTACCGCGTGGTGATCAACGAAGCGATCGAGACCGCCAAGCGTTTCGGCTCCGAACACGGCCACACCTACGTCAACGGCGTGCTCGACCGCGCCGCGCTGGAATGGCGCACGGTGGAGTCGGGTGGCGCGGGCGCCTAA